Below is a window of Andrena cerasifolii isolate SP2316 chromosome 5, iyAndCera1_principal, whole genome shotgun sequence DNA.
ACAATGAAAAAACACGTTCGAGACGGAGGCCACGGGTTACTCGCATTCAAGTAATTCGACAATAACATGCAGCGAACCCTGCAGTTCAATTCTTGCACTTACAGAAACATGTGTTGCTTGGTTGCATTTTCTCAAGCTATAAATGAGTTCAGTGCAAAAGCTGCCTGCAGATACGGAGCTAAATATCAGAAAGTGCAACGTGTAATTGTAAAATATCAATATACTAATGAATTTAATTCAAAACACTTGAAATGAAAGACGCGCTTCGCCCGTTCTTTATTTGGACGCCAGGTGGCGACCATATCGCCCCAGGAAACATAGTTGATTCGAATGCAGTTCTACACGCACAGGACTTGTCGTGGGCAAATGTGAGCCGTCAGGGGACGCCATGTTTATACTGTAGGTGGTGTGGTGCGGGTATACGCGTTGTCCATTATTTTCAAGTAATaacgtttaattatttatttatacgtacAGCGCGGTACGGTGTGTCGTGTGCGCGAAGTGTGTCGAACTCGATGTAGCGGGGGATCGATTTTCGCTAGCGGATACATGGGATAATACGATAGACACAAACGATCCATGACTTACGGACCTTCGTTTCACGGAACCCGTTTGCTACCTCATAAATTGTTTACAACTTGTTCACGCTGCTTTTCGGCTAAGCAGGACCCTCAGAACGTGCTATTTCCGCTAGGAGCTCAATTTCCTTTTCAGGAATCATCCGCGACCGTCGGACGAGCGTAATGCATCCTTAGTACACGAGCGTTTAGCGTGTTTTATAACCTGACAACACGTCCGAAGTTTCTCCCATCTTTATCATGTCATTGCATCTTTGACAAAGTATAACAAAGTGGTAAGGATTCAACGGGACCGTGACGGCCACAGTTTTGCTCGCGTTCCCCGCCACGTGCGCGCGTTACGCACGAGATAGAATAACGCATTCGAACGGATTACTTGGAAATGCTGCATACCTCGCAAAAATATCAAACACCTCTGCGAAATAAACGtatcggttttattttttttatccttcTGGCTTCTGCTacgcttctttttcttttcatcaCGAGAGTACGTCACTGCTTTGGAGTTCTAGAAGACGCCTTTACCATGCGTGTTGATGCATTTCATTGTCACGCGGTCGTGTAAAAATGCAGTATGAGTACAAATATACCCAaggtttaaatataataattacaaGAAAAGAAAATGTACAGTTTATTTGTTATATATGAAACGACTAGATCTGTCTTAGGTACGATTATAATGTATGgtttatatatatttccattgtacgcgtttacaaaaatatttataaataccaTACTCGATACAAAAGTAATGCTTTGAGaagcttatatatatatatatatttcattgcATTATGTTTTACGCATCACACTGATCCTGATTATTTGTTTTGAATTGTATTTCTTTTACGAAAAGGTTCGagtgttttaattcttttaagtaCTGAGttgtacaaaattattttcatgttATTTAGATGGTAATTGTACATGTTACGTTATAGCTCATTGTTTACATAATCAAGTTTGACTTCACATCGAAATGATTCTAAGTAAGTGTAATAGAATGTTCCGTTTCAGATTTGgaacagaaataataaataccaaaatgtGGTCGTCACAAGGTAACAACTCGAACACGAATTCCTCGTCGAATGAGAAAAATCTGCGTACACTGGGTATGACGTCTGCTATCAGTGTAGCAGAGCCGAAACCCAGCGATCTTAGCAGGACAAACGAGTTGAAGGAAGCATTGAAACCTTATAATGTATTTGAGTCCGAGGAAGAACTGAATCATAGAATGGAAATTTTAAGGTATTTTCGTGTGTACAGTTATAACGTGATATAAGTACGTAGCACTTTCATGTATTTACTATATTAATCGTTGCATCCAAACAGCAAATTAAACACGCTGGTGAAACAGTGGATACGGGACACAAGTATTGCCAGAAATATGCCACCTAATGTTGCTGAACAAGTCGGcggtaaaatatatactttcggtTCATATAGGTTAGGGGTACATCACAAAGGCGCTGATATAGATGCCCTATGTGTTGTACCACGTCATATCTATAGGTCGGATTATTTTTCATCGTTCTTTGAATTACTCAAAATGCAAGAAGAAGTTACAGACTTGAGGGTATGTATTTCGCATAGTAATGAATAGTAGTAACGACTAATAGGTCATTTAATATCAGTTTCTTTTCAAATAGCACTTGCACAGTAAGTACTTGCAATTTATAATTAGGCTAATTATTGGTTTAACGAAACGTGTAAGATTCTATAGCGAAGGCATCGTCAACGAGCCTTATATATAAAGGTCGCTTACTTTGATCAAAGATTTACGGCCGCCTTGATGTATTATTTAATATCTTTCAGGCAGTGGAGGAAGCATTTGTACCagttataaaaatgaattttgatgGCATCGAAATCGATATGCTATTTGCGAAACTAGCTCTTAAAGAAATTCCCGATTCAATGGTTAGTAAATTGTCCGCGGATAATATCACTGAGGTGTAAGCTCCATTCTACGTATGATATTCAACAAATTTTACTTGCAGGATCTTAAGGATGACATGCTTCTGAAAAATCTCGATCAGAAATGCGTGAGAAGCCTTAATGGTTGCAGAGTAACAGACGAAATACTGCGCTTAGTAcctaatatagaaaattttaggTTGGCACTTAGAGCTATCAAATTATGGGCAAAGCGTAAGATCGTTTAATTGTTCTCGATTTTTATACTCTATAAGGTCAAACGTATGTTCGTTATGTCTCACTATCAATTTGTTATTTTTAGGTCACGGCATATATAGCAATGTGCTGGGTTACTTAGGCGGCGTATCTTGGGCAATGTTGGTCGCGAGAACGTGTCAACTTTATCCAAATGCTGTTGCAGCAACactaatagaaaaatttttcctTGTATTTTCTCAGTGGAAATGGCCACAGCCAGTCCTCCTAAAGCAGCCCGATAACGTTAATCTCGGTTTTCCCGTTTGGGATCCAAGAGTAAAGATTTCTTTTATTCGTACATGGATTTCATTAGATCCCATTTTATAAAAGCTTCTTACTAAACCGCATGTTTTTAGGTAAATATATCAGACAGATATCATTTGATGCCAATAATCACGCCAGCGTATCCTCAAcaaaattcaacattcaatgtatcagtttcaacaaGAACCATTATGCAGGAAGCATTTGAAACTGGACTGTCGACAACGGAAGAGATCATCATGGGAAAAGCAACGTGGGACAAGTTGTTCGACCCACCGAACTTCTTTGGCAAATACAAGCATTACATTGTATTACTGGCCAGGAGTTTAACAGCGGAAGATCAGCTGGAATGGTGTGGCCTTGTTGAGTCGAAAATACGACACTTGATAGGTAAACCACTGAATACAACAATAAATATATTCTTCACGGATATTATCGAAATTTGTTTACGAATATCTTGTAAATTTATCGATCGCATCAGGATTTTTAGATAGTATCAATAACGAAGTATCGCCTACCTTTGGTATTAGTTGTGTCACGTTGTGTTTGTTCCAGTTAAATGACAGtagattaaaacaaattgcgctttatcgaaatgtaaatttgtcAAGAATCACACGTAGGTCCTCGGATAAATGTATGAATCTTTCGCAGGAGTAAGCGGCAGTTGTAAATCAATGAATTGCACGAAATTTCTGCCTTAATCTGTGTCTTGACCTCTAATCATCAAACTTTGTATTTGAACAATAATCTGCTCGTATTGCAATGCTAATAATCCGCGGGTGCCAAAATGGCAAAATCCTAACTCTTAAAAACAGGTACACTGGAAAGGAATCCCCACATTACACTGGCGCACGTGAACCCGGAGGCTTTCCCACCGTTAGAACCAGAGCCGGAGGGGCACTGCTCCATGTGGTTCATCGGCTTGCTATTCGCCAAAAGCGAAAACTTGAATGTCGATCTGACGTACGATATAAAGTCCTTCGTGGAATCAAGTAAGTATACGGTGCATACGAATGAAACTGGCAGAATCCTACTGTTTCGTGAATATTTTAACCGTTCATGGAAAATTGCAGTTCAAAGGCAAGCCGAACAGCTGAGCATGTTGAAGGAGGGTATGTGGATAGAAGCCAAGCACGTGAAGAGAAAGGACCTACACACATACGTTTCTCCCAGTTTGCTCAAACGAGAAAGAAAGGTTAGCTATAATCAAAATTACTGTCACAGGATCTTAAGACGGATACTAATGATCGACTATCGTTTGCTTCAGGTTTCTGGCAGCGTACATAAAAACGGAAACATTGCTGGGAACGGAAACACCGGCAGCGTCTCACCGCGGAACCAAGGGGATCCAGCGAGTAGGAAGAGATTATCGGATCAGAACCCGGACACGTGCGGAAAGAAGCGAAGGGTCATCGACGGCGAACAGCAAGCCACGcaggtagatataaaaaagaaaaagacgaCGACGGGTATGAAGATGTGATATGTGACTAACGTGCCCCGATATTTGTTCAGGGAGAAGATGGATCGTTAGTGGTCCAATCTTGTGGAGAAGACAGCAATTCCGGATTTAGCTTGGATGAATACAAACAAACATTGACAGCTACTAAGGATGTAAGAAATTGTACATATAATGAACAGTAATCAGCATAGAACAGAATTAGGTAATTACATCTAAAGAAAGGAAAGTAGAGCATAGTAAATCAATATTGGATTCGTTGGAGAAGAAATTCTTTCTTTTGTCAAAAATCGGAATCGCGAGGTAAGGAGGGAAAGAGGAAGTAGTTACGTAGCATCTCATAATCCCATGTTTGATAGGGTTTTCTTGATTACGTAGGTGagcggggagggggaggggggtgcgCAAATGTGCTGGGTTCTCTGATTTCTCGGATCCGAGGAAGCCTTAAATTTCTCCGTTACCGAAACTTACAGGAGGGGCCGACTGGTGCATCTACAGTAGCGCAGGAAGGATACGTTTGCACTTGACCACTGCAGGATTACTACCTCACATCGATCCGCAGATGCTCCTCTGGGCCATCTAGACTGTAATCACTTGTCACGCAACCATCCACTGCCCACTGTAAGTCCCCCCGTTTCGTAAAAACAAAGCATCGTGATGCGTTGGGAGAAAGCTACCGGTTCAAGGAGTCGATCGATACACGATTGTGTGACAGACGTTCTGATTTTAGTATTTATAAACAGCATCAACAGTCAATGGGAACAATTACGCCGCGAGCTATTGATTGTGCCAGTGTCTGtgatgttattttttattataaaccgcGCGCAGCAACTTGGGGATTCATGATGGTCGAACGATTAGAGATAACGGGAACTTAAAAATCCATCACTATCTGTAAGGttaatgattttatttttatatttcattttgtacATATCGCTTGTAATCATTTTTATTCAGGAAAttgttgaaaaagaaaaaaaaggaaggcaCGGTGTCGGGTCTGGATAAAAACGGTTCGTGCTTATCGTGCTGATATGTGAATAGGCGACGATATTTCGTTTAGAACCTTATAATTAGAATATTCGactaaaccaaaaaaaaaaggatgaaaAAAAAGACATGAAAGTTTCAATGTTATATGAAGGTGAAACGTATTCTTGTATAAAACGCATTTCTTTGATGCGTAAGTagataaaagtataaaaaaaaagaaggtacGTTTAAGTTGTGTAAATAACTCATCTACTTTGTCACTCATGTGTCGGTGTAAATTGCAGAAAACGATCTGCCTTTGAGTTTGAGAAAGTGTAATCGCATCATGGTAGTACGTTTTACTTGCTTCAGTTTAATTTAGAAACTATTTATCTAGCATtacttaatattaatactattatttataatatctatGCTAaacgaatacttgaatatcagTTGCTAAATGGAGCTCACTTTGTATGCATACGATATCGTTATATGTTCTCGTAATTCTAagattctttctttttcttttctttttttttttcttagttttATATCGCATTCGTAACCAGTCAGTTAACGAACGATAAATCACCGACACTGGCATAAGAGATTCAATGCTCCATTTACAGAAAgaccaaaaaaaaataggagaccGTCAAATATAGCATAGGTTCGATTAAATCGGGGTTACTTATAAACGGTCTGTAAATGGAACATGCTAAGCAAGCCATTGACTATCTTGTTGACGATCGTATTACGTAAAATGAGTTTCGTACGGAGTCGCTATTTAGTTTTTATTCACAGAAACGAACGTTATAGATTTAACGATGCAACAAGGGACTGGCATCTGGATTATTCAAACCATCTATCACCTGTTTGGTGAGTCTTTTCAGGTGTTCGACTGCCTtcagtcccccccccccccttcagtTCTACacagttctctctctctctctatccttGGTCCTGGCCCCTTATCGTACCAAAACCCTTTCTCCCTTATCGAATTATCGAAT
It encodes the following:
- the Hrg gene encoding poly(A) polymerase hiiragi isoform X2, which produces MWSSQGNNSNTNSSSNEKNLRTLGMTSAISVAEPKPSDLSRTNELKEALKPYNVFESEEELNHRMEILSKLNTLVKQWIRDTSIARNMPPNVAEQVGGKIYTFGSYRLGVHHKGADIDALCVVPRHIYRSDYFSSFFELLKMQEEVTDLRAVEEAFVPVIKMNFDGIEIDMLFAKLALKEIPDSMDLKDDMLLKNLDQKCVRSLNGCRVTDEILRLVPNIENFRLALRAIKLWAKRHGIYSNVLGYLGGVSWAMLVARTCQLYPNAVAATLIEKFFLVFSQWKWPQPVLLKQPDNVNLGFPVWDPRVNISDRYHLMPIITPAYPQQNSTFNVSVSTRTIMQEAFETGLSTTEEIIMGKATWDKLFDPPNFFGKYKHYIVLLARSLTAEDQLEWCGLVESKIRHLIGTLERNPHITLAHVNPEAFPPLEPEPEGHCSMWFIGLLFAKSENLNVDLTYDIKSFVESIQRQAEQLSMLKEGMWIEAKHVKRKDLHTYVSPSLLKRERKVSYNQNYCHRILRRILMIDYRLLQVSGSVHKNGNIAGNGNTGSVSPRNQGDPASRKRLSDQNPDTCGKKRRVIDGEQQATQGEDGSLVVQSCGEDSNSGFSLDEYKQTLTATKDVRNCTYNEQ
- the Hrg gene encoding poly(A) polymerase hiiragi isoform X1, which produces MWSSQGNNSNTNSSSNEKNLRTLGMTSAISVAEPKPSDLSRTNELKEALKPYNVFESEEELNHRMEILSKLNTLVKQWIRDTSIARNMPPNVAEQVGGKIYTFGSYRLGVHHKGADIDALCVVPRHIYRSDYFSSFFELLKMQEEVTDLRAVEEAFVPVIKMNFDGIEIDMLFAKLALKEIPDSMDLKDDMLLKNLDQKCVRSLNGCRVTDEILRLVPNIENFRLALRAIKLWAKRHGIYSNVLGYLGGVSWAMLVARTCQLYPNAVAATLIEKFFLVFSQWKWPQPVLLKQPDNVNLGFPVWDPRVNISDRYHLMPIITPAYPQQNSTFNVSVSTRTIMQEAFETGLSTTEEIIMGKATWDKLFDPPNFFGKYKHYIVLLARSLTAEDQLEWCGLVESKIRHLIGTLERNPHITLAHVNPEAFPPLEPEPEGHCSMWFIGLLFAKSENLNVDLTYDIKSFVESIQRQAEQLSMLKEGMWIEAKHVKRKDLHTYVSPSLLKRERKVSYNQNYCHRILRRILMIDYRLLQVSGSVHKNGNIAGNGNTGSVSPRNQGDPASRKRLSDQNPDTCGKKRRVIDGEQQATQGEDGSLVVQSCGEDSNSGFSLDEYKQTLTATKDEGPTGASTVAQEGYVCT
- the Hrg gene encoding poly(A) polymerase hiiragi isoform X3 codes for the protein MWSSQGNNSNTNSSSNEKNLRTLGMTSAISVAEPKPSDLSRTNELKEALKPYNVFESEEELNHRMEILSKLNTLVKQWIRDTSIARNMPPNVAEQVGGKIYTFGSYRLGVHHKGADIDALCVVPRHIYRSDYFSSFFELLKMQEEVTDLRAVEEAFVPVIKMNFDGIEIDMLFAKLALKEIPDSMDLKDDMLLKNLDQKCVRSLNGCRVTDEILRLVPNIENFRLALRAIKLWAKRHGIYSNVLGYLGGVSWAMLVARTCQLYPNAVAATLIEKFFLVFSQWKWPQPVLLKQPDNVNLGFPVWDPRVNISDRYHLMPIITPAYPQQNSTFNVSVSTRTIMQEAFETGLSTTEEIIMGKATWDKLFDPPNFFGKYKHYIVLLARSLTAEDQLEWCGLVESKIRHLIGTLERNPHITLAHVNPEAFPPLEPEPEGHCSMWFIGLLFAKSENLNVDLTYDIKSFVESIQRQAEQLSMLKEGMWIEAKHVKRKDLHTYVSPSLLKRERKVSGSVHKNGNIAGNGNTGSVSPRNQGDPASRKRLSDQNPDTCGKKRRVIDGEQQATQGEDGSLVVQSCGEDSNSGFSLDEYKQTLTATKDEGPTGASTVAQEGYVCT